Proteins co-encoded in one Pseudophryne corroboree isolate aPseCor3 chromosome 1, aPseCor3.hap2, whole genome shotgun sequence genomic window:
- the XBP1 gene encoding LOW QUALITY PROTEIN: X-box-binding protein 1 (The sequence of the model RefSeq protein was modified relative to this genomic sequence to represent the inferred CDS: deleted 2 bases in 1 codon): MVVMGAPKVIFFHGNQSEQRDCNSLASVMLPIHSPSSPESDSGDVPPRKRQRLTHLSPEEKALRRKLKNRVAAQTARDRKKARMSELEQQVLDLELENEKLLIENEVLREKSHGLLTENQELRQRLGLDALEVKEEEEVESQVLIQSREDEVRTVTGSAESAALRLCASAAGAGPEVPEPDSVYMDPDSPDTSDCESDILLGLLESLDSDMLLTYEGELPWNQQEEVKRAESDSVPTTPSSPVGTTSIKLEAINELIRFDHVYTKPLCSEEDSELEIKTEEASFSPTCVVAPICVKQDVQEDEVPHVLGMQSFLSCSQNNPEKPANLQDTGSDSGYEGCTSPFSDMSSPLNSDQVWEDTFTSELFPQLLNVVDMHQSCDLLPLGDPTLFWNTAPETDDDPF; encoded by the exons ATGGTGGTCATGGGAGCCCCCAAAGTCATATTCTTCCACGGGAACCAGTCCGAGCAACGGGACTGCAATTCTCTGGCGTCCGTCATGTTACCCATACACAGCCCTAGCAGCCCGGAGTCTGACAGCGGCGATGTCCCCCCGAGGAAGCGGCAGCGACTGACACATCTGAGCCCGGAGGAGAAGGCACTCAGGAG GAAATTAAAAAACAGAGTGGCTGCCCAAACGGCGAGGGACCGAAAAAAAGCCAGAATGAGTGAACTTGAGCAGCAAGTTTTGGATCTCGAATTGGAG AATGAAAAACTCTTAATTGAAAACGAGGTTTTACGAGAAAAGTCACATGGTCTGTTGACCGAAAACCAAGAACTACGTCAGAGACTGGGCCTTGATGCCCTGGAGGTGAAAGAGGAAGAAGAGGTTGAG TCACAA GTTCTGATTCAGTCCAGAGAAGATGAAGTCAGGACGGTGACCGGGTCCGCTGAGTCCGCAGCACTCAGACTATGTGCC TCTGCAGCAGGAGCAGGCCCAGAAGTCCCCGAACCTGACAGTGTCTACATGGATCCTGACAGCCCTGATACTTCAGACTGTGAG TCTGATATCTTGCTGGGCTTACTGGAAAGTCTGGACTCAGACATGTTGCTTACCTATGAAGGAGAGTTGCCCTGGAACCAGCAAGAAGAGGTTAAAAGAGCTGAATCCGATTCCGTACCCACCACCCCATCTTCTCCTGTGGGGACCACATCAATCAAGCTGGAGGCCATTAATGAATTAATCCGATTCGACCATGTCTACACAAAACCCCTTTGCTCAGAGGAAGATTCTGAGCTAGAAATTAAAACGGAGGAAGCATCTTTTAGCCCTACATGTGTTGTTGCCCCCATCTGTGTGAAGCAAGATGTCCAAGAAGATGAAGTCCCCCATGTACTTGGAATGCAGAGCTTCTTGTCCTGTTCCCAAAATAATCCAGAGAAACCAGCAAACCTGCAGGACACAGGCAGTGACTCTGGGTATGAGGGCTGCACTTCTCCCTTTAGTGACATGTCCTCTCCTTTGAACTCTGACCAGGTTTGGGAGGACACTTTTACCTCTGAACTTTTTCCTCAGCTCCTTAATGTCGTCGACATGCACCAGTCCTGTGATCTTTTGCCTCTTGGTGACCCCACCCTTTTCTGGAATACTGCCCCAGAGACTGACGATGACCCCTTCTAA